In Zingiber officinale cultivar Zhangliang chromosome 3A, Zo_v1.1, whole genome shotgun sequence, the DNA window ttgagtatattttttttattaaattgaacatgatttttttcttgtttaatataattcctcataAATTCAGCACCATttaccatttaaaaaaaaaactagtatatttttaatcaaattgagtatcatttaaataaaatctagtatattttctatccaattgagatgaaaaaagaattgtactcaatttaatagaaaatatactagattttaatttaatgtactgaatttaaaaggaaatatattgatttttagactttttataccgaAAAGTATCATAgacaattaggtaaatatatttgactagggagtgaaaacaaagattttTATGGATGGGGAATGCATGCAAAGATGAGTTTATAATTAGGGACCGCATGCAAATTTACCCATGATATATTTGACATTATTAATTATCTGACATcagaaataaaatgctaaaaaaaCAAAAGTTGTTGTTGTTGGATTGCACGCGACGTAAGTCAGTAGCAGGAAATTAGTAGATTGTCATCTACCTCGGAACGGTGCTGCACTCGAATCAACCAGCGTAGTGAAGATTTGAGGCTGCGGTAGTTGTTTGTCGTTGAAGCTACTTTAGCTGTGGAAAGATCTTCCTTTCGCTTGTGTTGGTGATGGGTTCTTTATCAACTGAAACTGGTTGGTGGCGTACCAACATCAGACAACCAAGTAGGAGGGCTGCTCCTCCCAATCGAAGAGCagggagggagagggagagggaggaaacGGATTACGTGGTCGCCATCCTTGAAAGTTGAAACCCCTGGTCTGGAGGAGGGTGCAGGCAAGGATGGAAGCTGGAACAACAGGGATGGCCGGCGATGCCTAGCTCCTTTGGCTGGAGCAGTGGCTGGGTGGCAGAAAAGCGGCAACGACAGCGAATCCTTTTAGTTGGCATCGGAAGCAGAGAAATGAGGAGAAGGCGGTGTTGCTCGACCCTCTACTGGCAGATGGGGAGGGGGGCAATAGGAGATCTGTCTGTTGACATATCCACCTTATTGGCTGCATGATTAACAGTTAGTTCACTTGCATTAATGTTGAAGAATATCTTTATGCTTGTTTTCAATTAGTTTGTCCGTCCCAATACTTAGGGAACTCGAAAGGTCATTTTGTAATAAGGTTAAATAGGCTACCAGTCTCTCTGTGGGGTGTAGAGGAAAAATTTTCCATTTGAAGAACTTTTCAAGCTTATCAGGTAATTTTTGGGCTTGTGAGTTATCCAGATACCATAACAAAacttaacatggtatcagagctccTCGATTCCTAATACCTATGCTttcccttatttgatcagttttcttcaaatatttttacattttttccaAAATGTCTTTCAACAAAGGCCCACCTATTCTGGATGGAAAGAATTATTTCTCATGGATCATCAAGATCGAGTCGTACATGCGTGCTCAGGACTTGTGGTATACAGTAGAAGAAGAAGACCTACCAGTACCCGGAGAAGATGCAAGGGAGGATGAAAAATTTCGCTACAAAAATCACACCATCAACAAACACAAAGCTGCTTCTCTTCTGCATGATGCTCTAACTGAGAGCATGTTTACCAAAATTGCAAACTGCAACACACCAAAGAAGATATTTGATCGTTTGAAGGCCATTCATGAAGGTGGTGATCAGATTCGGAAAATCCATATTCGAAACCGTATCTCAGATTTTGAAGCAAATCGGATGAGTTACAAGGAGACTGTTCAAGATTACTATGACCGCACAATCAAAATAGTAAATGAGATCCGAGCTCTTGGTGGGGAATTACCTGAAGAAAAGGTTGTAGAAAAGGCGACTATGAGTCTCCCGAATAAATTTGAGGCAAAGTTGTGCGCTTTAGAAGAAACTGACAAACTGAAACAAATCACTTTTCTAGAACTTATCAGTGCTTTGCAAGCTTCTGAAAAACAAATGAAAATCAGACCCCCAAAGGTTGAGGGTGTGCACGAGAAAATCGAAGTCTTATTATCTGCAGAAAATCTTGATCTCAGTAATTTAGCAATCAGCAGAGGAGCATCAAATTTGCAGGCTCCAAGCCAGGGAGGTTACGTGCAGCAAAATCCACTGAAAAAAGGGGGAAATGGTAAAGAAATCTACGAACCTTGCCCCCACTGTAAGAAGACAAACCACCGAGCTCAATTCTGTTTCTACCATCCTAAAGCTATTTGCAAAAACTGTGGGGAAACAGGGCATGTTGAAAGAGTCTGTATACACAAAAATAGGGCGAAAGAACACGCAAATTTGGTGGATTTTTCTTTGTTTGACGAAGAATGCAACTTAGAAATAGCATTCTGCACTGAAACCTCACCTGATTATGTGGAAATAACATACTCTGTTGATGAAACTACCACACAATCGATAAAAGGTTGGATTCTTGACAGTGGGTGTTCTCACCACATGTGTTGTGACAGAACGTTACTCTTCAATTTTAGAACTCAAAAAGGAAGAGTTGTGAGGTCTGCTACAGGGCACACCACTCCAGTACTGGGTGTTGGCAGCATATACTTATCTAGAGGGAAGAAGCCCATGATTGTGGAAGATGTTTACTATGCACCTGGTTTAACCCAAAATCTGTTAAGTTTTGGGCAAATCCTGAGACAAAAAATAGAAATCTTGGTTCGAGGACTTCACCTTTACATCACAGACCCAAGAAATCACTCAGTTCTTCATGCTGAGCTACaacaaaagaattttttttatcttcaaCACTCATCTGGTTCAACCTGCAGAAGTTTCAATGGTATTTTCTGCAGAATCTCAACTCTGGCACAGCCGTCTTGGTCACTATGGAATAAAAAATCtgagattattaaaaaaaatgggATGGCCAAGGATGTTTCAGACATTGAATTAGTGGAAAATTGCTGCCCAACGTGTCAAAAAGGGAAGCAGACCAGACTTccattcaaacaaaatttttcaagAGCCAAGAATAAATTGGATTTGATTCATACTGACATCTGTGGTCCAATTAAAGAAGAATCTTGGAGTGGAAATAAgtattttattatctttattgatgatttcacacGATACTGTTGGATATATTTCATGAAGAACAAATCGGAGACATTCAATGTATTCAAAACTTTTCAAGCTTCTGCAGAAAGGCAAGCTGAAAGGAAGATAAAGGCATTGCGGTCTGATAATGGCGGTGAGTACATCTCCACCATACTCCACAACTATTGCAAATTAGAAGGTATCACTCATCTTTACACTGCTCCATACACATCACAGCAAAATGGCATTAGTGAGCGGAAAAATAGGACGATCATCGAGATGACAAGGTGCTTGCTGTTTGAAAAAAATCTGTCCAAAAAATGTTGGGCTGAAGCTGCTTCCACTGCTGTGTACTTGTTGAATTCTTTACCTTCAAAGGTATTGAATGGAGTAACAGCTTATGAAATGTGGCATaatgaaaattatctttgaatcACTTACGTGTTTATGGCAGTATTTGCCATGTGCATGTTCCTGATGAGAAAAAAACCAAACTAGATGAGAAGTCTAAAATTGGGATTCTTGTTGGGTACTGCTCTGGGATAAGAGGGTATCGGGTGTTTGATCCAGTTGGGGGAAAAATCATCATTAGTAGAGATATAATTTTTGAGGAGGACAAAGAGTGGgattggattggaaatgatattaGAAATTCTAGTGTTATATTTTTTAATGCTCTGTCTAAAACAGATCAAGAGGCGACAAAGGAGCAAACCACTCCCTCCTGGCCAATGACGAATGAACAGGTGATCACACCATCTGCTCCAGAAATTGTTCAAAATGAAGATCAAGGAGAAAATGGTGCAAACTCTGATCCCCACGATGCAGAATCAACACCAGGTACTCCTGGTAATATTGAAAACGAAATTCCTGATCAGAATTCGGATGGTGAAAATGATTCAGCTACCCCTATAAGAAAAACCCGAAGCCTGGCTGACATATATGCCCAAACTAATGTGGCTCAATTGGATGTAGATCCATCCACCTTTTTTGAAGCAGCAAAGGATGAAAAATGGTGGCTTGCCATGAGAGAAGAATTAAAATCTATCGAGCAAAATAATACATGGGAGCTTGTGAACAGACCAGCTGGAAGAAGTGTTGTAGGAGTAAAATGAATTTACAAAACTAAGAGACATTCAGATGGGAGTATTAACAAGTTTAAAGCTAGACTTGTGGCAAAAGGATACTCTCAGAAACAAGGGACCGACTACAATGAAGTATATGCACCAATGGCAAGGATGGACACAATCAAGATGATCTTAGCCTTGGCAGCAGTCCAAGATTGGGAGGTACATCATATGGACGTCAAGACGGCATTTTTGAATGGAGTGTTGGAGGAAGAAGTATATATATaccaaccagaagggtttatagTTAATGGACAAGAGAACAAAGTTTACCGTCTGAAGAAAGCCTTGTATGGCCTAAAACAGGTGCCACGCGCATGGAATGACTGCATTGATAGATATCTGACAGCAAGTGGCTTCACTCGAAGCTATGCCGATTACTCGCTGTATGTGAAAAGAAGTGAAAACCAGGTTTTGTTGGTCTCTGTTTACGTTGACGATTTGCTTATTACTGCCAACATCCCATCTCTAATTACAAGTTTTAAAGATTCAGTCATGAAGGAGTTCCAGATGACAGATTTGGGTTTAATGACATATTTTTTGGGAATGGAAGTTCATCAAAAGAAGGGAGTTGGAACCTTTGTAGGACAAACCAAGTACTGCATGGATCTACTGAATAAATACGGGATGAATGAAGCCAACCCAGTTGTTTGTCCTACTGACTACAAAGGAGCAATAACCTCTATTACAGGAAGAGAAAAACCTGATGCTGCTATTTATAGAGGTATTGTGGGAAGTTTGATATATCTATCCCATACCAGACCTGATCTAAGTTTTCTGGTGAATTTTCTCTCACGCTACATGAGTCAACCAACTTCAGCACATTTGGCAGCTGCTAAATGAGCCCTCAGGTATGTGAAAGGCACAATGGACTTGGGCCTGTTCTTCCCTGCAACAGGCGACAACAAAAACTTCACAAATTTGGAAGGATACTCGGACAGTGATTATGCCGGGACAGAGGATGCAAAAAGTACTTCTGGTTATATCTTTTACCTCAACAACGCTCCTTTCTCCTGGAGTACAAAGAAACAAGATGTTGTGCCACAATCAACGGCGGAAGCGGAATACATTGCGGCAGCTCTCGCTAGAAATCAATGTACATGGATACGACAATTGCTATCAGACATTGGTTTCACACCAGAGGCAGCAACACCTTTGATGATTGACAACCAAGTTGCCATAGCAATCGCAAAGGATCCTACTCACTTTAGTCGAGCAAAACATATCAAAGTTCGTTACCATGCACTCCGTGAAGCCGTcaaagacaaagaaattcagcTCATACATGTCCCTACCGAAAATCAAAAGGTTGATATGCTGACCAAAGTACTTCGGAAAACCTTGTTTATTCATCATCGAGACAGGATTGGTCTAAAATCACTAAGGTTCCTAAATGCAACCAAATCTGGAGGATAGGGGGAGTGTTGACATATCCACTTTATTGGCTGCATGATTAACAGTTAGTTCACTTGCATTAATGTTGAAGAATCTCTTTATGCTTGTTTTCAATTAGTTTGTCCGTCCCGATACTTAGGGAACTCGAAAGGTCATTTTGTAATAAGGTTAAATAGGCTACCAGTCTCTCTGTGGGGTGTAGAGGAAAATTTTTTCCATTTGAAGAGCTTTTCAAACTTATCAGGTAATTTTTGGGCTTGTGAGTTATCCAGATACCATAACAAAACTTAACACTGTCGCCGGCGCTCGTGTGTGGTGGAAGATCGGCGGAGGCAACGAGAAATAAGGCCTGTTGCTGGAGATTCGCTGGAAGAGGCAACAACACCATAAAATAAAGAGAAAATCCCTTGGCTGCTGGTCAGAGGCGGAAGTGTGGCGGCCGAAAGGAGCTACAGCAGCGTCATGTGCCCTTGGCAGGCTACGGCAACACCGAAGGAGAGAGAAAGTCACCGTGAGCGgcggaagcaaaaaaaaaaaaataataaaaataaaaaaaacacaaaaaaaaaaacagagaagggaaagaaaaagttttttttatttattattatttttttttagaaatgggAGGGAAGCAGAAACGGGAGGGAAGCGGTGAGAGGGAAAAAAACAAGCAAAAAGAGGAAGAGGGGCTGCTATGATATCATGTTAAATTAATTAGACgagataaataataataaaataaactgtTTATTAATTTatccataaaatatataatatatctaAAGGGGAagaaattagttaattaatttatttaaataattaaattattatatcttaattttaatttagtttataaaataattctcttttagtCTGGGagataaaaaaagaaagaaaggaaatttAGAGAAGAGGTAAATTTATTTACTTACTTGAATTTATAGAGAAATACTTTAGAATTATATTGATTGCATGAAAAATATAAACTACAGCTAGAGAAGAAGAGGTAAATTTATTTACTAGCTTACTTGAATTTATAGAGAAATATTTTAGAATTATATTGACTGCATGAAAAAGATAAACTACAGATAAACTTTAATTAGCGTAAGAAATACACTTTAACTATCTAGGaaaagataaaatattgaatACTCTCAACTTGACTCTCAACTTGACTCTAAGAAACATAAACATAATTAATACTTAATCAATTACAAACGGTGAACTTATTCAACATTTCCTTAAAAAAATCCAACGCCAGTCGATATTGTTGTTGTCCTTGTTGTCCTCAAGGAATTGGTCCACGACATTGGCATTGCTATTAGAGGCGGCGAGCTTGTCCTGAGAAGATGGCCTCGTAGTAGCGGCTCCTGCAAAGAGGTTGTCGTTAGAAACTTGAATATCAGCACCGGTAGGAAGGGTGACATTAATGAGGCCATTGTCCCCTCCAAGATCTGTGACCTCCTTGTCCAAGGGAGACAAGGACGATGGAATAAGGGCAGAAGATGTGAAATTGACTGGGTCAACATCGGACATAAGTTCAGTGAGCATGTCTGAGATTGACGACGACGGCGGTGGAGAAAGGGCGCCAGCGGAGGGGACGCTTCCATTAGAAACCGTAGGAAAAACAACGTTGGTAGTGGTGGTGTGGTGGTCGGAGACGATAGAAGCCGACGCTGCGTAAGTCGTGGCGGAGGCGAGATGACCCTTCTCATTGTGCTGGGAAGGAGCAACGGCTGGCAGCGAGGGATTAGGGGGAAcgtaggaagagtactgttgagtGTTCTGGCCATCGACGGGAGTGGGGGCGGGGGCGGCGACTGCAAGGTCGGCGACTTCGGGGGCGGTGACTGCAGGGGCGGCAACTGCGGGGGCAGCGACTGCAGGGGCGGTGGCGGTGGCAGAGGCAGCCATGGCCGTGGTTATGGGGCTGCTGGTGTGCAGTTGGACATGGTCTTTGAACAACTCTGTGGTCGTAGTGGACACCGTTGGATGCTCAGTGATTATTTTTACAGTcggcttccgcttcggcttctgcGGAAACAAACTTGAGCCTCGATGCTGCAAAAAAGAGGCAGCTTCCATCGGTAATTTTCTCTTCCGTCCCATCGATGAAACTGTCTCTTGATCTGAAAATAAACGAGAGATTATCGACAATTTAAAGATGGATGACGACAAGGATAGAGTACAGAATATTTTTTATGTGTCAAATAATAttagaaattgattttcaattatTATTTGATAGTTTGCCatatttaaattgtaattataatcatatttattaatatttctatatttattattaccATACATATTACAATATATTAACTTATATAtcataacacttttctatattattttactatttataTAAATAAGTTTATTAGCATATAAGaatattgaaaataattattcCTTTTCTATCTGATTTACTGTTTCTTATTACATTCTTATCCACAAGAAGATTTTTACTAGTCAAATCCTAATTCCAAAATTCCTCCGAATTCATCATCTTGCCTTTTAACTTTGCAATCTTATCCCCAACCATTCTTTCAGCTCTGATTTGTCGCCTTTTAACTTTGCAAGCCTTATGAACAAtgataatttatcaaaagacatacatagaataaaaaattatcaaaaaaatatatcataGTTATGTATTTATCAAAGGGCATAATTAAGTGATGTGAAATTCTTATATTAACCCTCCCGTCAACCTCCCCTCTTCAGTCGTGATTTCCCAGGCATCCGAACCATATTTTGAATCATTTGGATGTAAAAATAATCGTGCGATCATTTTTCTCTCTCCCTCTCAACTCGTGCATGCCTGGGTGCTCTTTGTAACTCTCCGATTGCAGCTTAATTTTGTGGTAAAATCGCCCCCTAGTGAAACCCGACGTAAGTGTCTTCGTATCTCTCTCAAGCGACATCTAACATTTCGACCTAAAAATTCACAGTGTTCACGAGGCTCCAGTGAAGGGTTTTAGGGCTTCTGTCAATAATCTCCTTTTATAATGGCGCAAAGAAGTAGATCGGGTGTATCATCCTCTCCACTTCAATTATTTGTAAAGGTATCACTTTAGAAACTAAgtgattttgaaaagttcaacGAGTATGATTAAAAAATTCTACTTTTTATAAATTGTAGAGTTCAGCTGATGTTGGAtagaaactgcattggaacagtgtcttaggtcactttaaaagttttttcaagGATCCTCAAAGAAAGGAATGCGTCATGGATATGTTATTTTACATGATCGACATATAACGTTGATCAAACAACCACCCTTTAGTATTTTTTTGGATATACAAGATATGCAGCATATCCGTGGTATCTTGgccaatatatttcaaaattgggattcaaatactcaaacctttagattctcaggtacaatttataattCTGTATTTTAATCACTAAGTAGTtgtatagtaaaataaaatattttgcaaaggTGAATATTTTAGTCAACTAATGCACTGACAACGGAGTCTTATAGCAAACGAGAGCTTGATATGatatcatattaggcccaacatggggctgatattgttggttgctactcggaaagcctagaggttccactgtacaaaaattttgtacaaaggtccgaaacttttcctagctaccatgtgttcttttaaattaaattttggatcgcctgcggaacttaacacgtttgatccaaaacttaatatagttgttcttttaggttttgacttggatctcctgcggaacttaacacattcgacccaagtcaccttaagttattaattccattaaatattaatttccataatcggttcccaatactgacgtggcgaggcacatggtcttcttggatatgggagcaaccaccaccgactagacaaaaccttttatagaaagctaatatttaatttcctaaaataactttaggttaaccgaaaagaacaatcaaatcacaaggaaaagaaaaacaaaagaacactatatcgaaaacaaattcgaaactctagaatcgtatgcctcttgtatttagtattatttccaaaaataactagtatgatgcggaaagaaaaattactagttataccttttagaaaaacctcttgatcttctaccgtattcctcttctaacctcggacgttgtgtgggcaacgatcttccgagatgagaaaccaccaaccatcttctactcctcctagctaggttcggccacaaaaaaataaagcttcaccaaggaataagaaaaacaccaaccaagctccaagagatgcaagctttctctccttcttcttcttcttctccaagtagtatccggcctccacaagagctccaagcaatagagaatttcggccaccacaaagaggaagaaagggagaagatgttggccggccacaccaaagaataggagagggagaataatagaggttgtatcttgtgaaggcaccctcaccccttcttttatattccttggcctaggcaaattaggaaatttaattacaataaaatttccttaattcccttgacatgatttaattgagaaaaataaaataatatttccccaattaatctctaatggccggccacatcaagaggaaataaattagacaagttttaatcaacaaattaaaacttcctaatttgtttccaaaaattttaaaaataaaatttctctttaaaaatctcttcatggttgataaaaggaaatttctataattttaattttatcaacatgtggataattttaaagagaaaataaaatatctcaccaatctacaaataaggaaagagatttaatctctttctttaatcttttgtagatcttttacaagagagatatttttattttaattctctttaataaattatttcttccacataataaaaattaaaattaaaatccctttttaatttaatttggccggcccccactagcttgggttcaagctagggccgaccacccaattttatacctaggccggccctagcttggttcccaagctagcttggtcggccccttataggtgggtatagaaggtgggtataggtgggtatagaactctataaataagaggctacgatagggaccgagaggaggaattggttttggtctcccgataaaattaagcatcccgtgttcgccccgaacacacaacttaattttatcaataataattcattccactagagaactattattgaactaccgcaccaatcccaaattacatttttgggctccttcttattatgagcatgttagtctccctgtgtttaagatatcgaatgtccactaattaagtgagttactgacaactcatttaattaatatcttagtccaagagtagtaccactcaaccttattatcatgtcggactaagtccacctgcagggtttaacatgacaatccttatgagctcctcttgaggacattatcaacctagtatctctaggacacagtttccttctataatcaacaacacacactataagtgataccatttcccaacttatcgggcttattgatttatcgaactaaatctcacccattgataaattaaagaaataaatatcaaatatatgtacttgttattatattaggattaagagcacacacttccataataaccgaggtctttgtttctttataaagtcaatataaaagaaacgacctcaaatggtcctactcaatacactctgagtgtactagtgtaattatacaatcaagataaactgatacctaattacactacgaccttccaatggtttgttcctttccattatggtcgtgagctactgtttataatttataagatactgataagatgatcctctgtgtgtgacaccacacaccatgttatctacaatataaattaattgaacaactacatttatcataaatttagacatttgaccaatgtgattcttatttctagataaatgtttataccaaaagctaggcttttagtatacactctaacaatctcccacttatactaaaagactaagttgctatatctgctgccatacatctgattcctaacccttcaacatgtccatcaaaagctcttgccttaaggacctcggtggaaggatctataggtcatcacctgatgcaatctaggtagcaacaacttctcctcgtttatacgatttctcgtattgggtggtacttgcgctctattgtgtttacttgcctttatagacttatggtttcttcgagtttgctactgtaccaatattattacaataaattgtaataatctttggacaaaccagaaatcatatctaagtctatcttgagattattgagtcattcagcttttatagctacctcagaggcttgccatatactaagcttctatggtggagtccagaaaaacacctatgtttatcactcttccataattatgactttacctcctaaagtaaacacaaaaccccgaggttgacttattattgtccctatccgattggaagtcaaaatccatgcaacccacaaggaccaaattaactgccttgtaagctagcatataatctctagtgtctctaaggcacttcaatatatgctttactgcagtccactgtccttgtccatagttattttgatatctgccaactatgcccttggcaaaacagattccttatctcatgcatagcattcattaggcttccgacagccgaagcataaagaactgcctttatttcctttatctcctttgatgtctacagagacatatctttagataaagttactccatcctgaaaaggtaagaaacctttcttggagttttgcatgctttaaaacgagcaaggatttttccgatgtatgaagcttgggataagtaaaatattcttttcttgcgatcccttattactttgatctcaagaatatatttattctcccaagtcctttatatcgaattgtttggacaaccatacccttacttctgacaacattttgatattgtttccaactaccaaaaatgttatctacgtatagtacaagaaataccaccacgcttccatcacaccttttgtatacacaagacttatccggttactaaataaatccataggtatgaattactttgataaaccggatgttccaagaccttgaagctttgcctcagtccatagactgattgagctttacacaagatgctcttagccctttgcaatgaacccttctggttgctttatatggatgctttcttcaagacttccattaaggaatgctgtcttgacatcca includes these proteins:
- the LOC122050576 gene encoding uncharacterized protein LOC122050576, giving the protein MEAASFLQHRGSSLFPQKPKRKPTVKIITEHPTVSTTTTELFKDHVQLHTSSPITTAMAASATATAPAVAAPAVAAPAVTAPEVADLAVAAPAPTPVDGQNTQQYSSYVPPNPSLPAVAPSQHNEKGHLASATTYAASASIVSDHHTTTTNVVFPTVSNGSVPSAGALSPPPSSSISDMLTELMSDVDPVNFTSSALIPSSLSPLDKEVTDLGGDNGLINVTLPTGADIQVSNDNLFAGAATTRPSSQDKLAASNSNANVVDQFLEDNKDNNNIDWRWIFLRKC